The following coding sequences are from one Pararge aegeria chromosome 13, ilParAegt1.1, whole genome shotgun sequence window:
- the LOC120628882 gene encoding uncharacterized protein LOC120628882 yields MSFQGLVIVIFIITPFITSNFIQPITILSDLTNDKDIQFFKETLPWIVDNVGSDINIFYHFKDSGKNSGPRKCVLSQLAMNTYLQATFLNCEANGKPRSECIKSLPLNLRALNNCIKLKVNRFVKAADRNFRRYKINTTPALILPGRPIISNEKPEDILKGICLFYPRNKPIGCVNPKPFLPTKKPHIEKESTSEKPKPNQPEENKSTKEPLEEKEKAYPKESEGPKEETKNEDKGPSTIKESSAQRPVTPNPNEVPEEPTGQEKNQASDKNPIKQKDN; encoded by the coding sequence ATGTCTTTTCAAGGTTTAGTAattgttatctttattattacgccatttattacaagtaactTTATTCAGCCAATCACAATTTTATCTGATTTAACTAATGACAAGgacatacaattttttaaggAAACATTGCCTTGGATAGTGGATAATGTTGGATCTGATATCaacattttttatcattttaaagaCAGTGGTAAGAATTCCGGACCAAGAAAGTGCGTTTTATCTCAATTAGCAATGAACACATATCTTCAAGCTACGTTTCTGAATTGCGAAGCAAACGGAAAACCACGTTCAGAATGTATAAAATCGCTTCCATTGAATTTGAGAGCTTTGAATAActgcataaaattaaaagtaaaccgATTCGTCAAAGCGGCAGACAGAAATTTCcgtagatataaaataaatacaactccAGCACTTATTTTACCAGGAAGACCAATAATTTCGAATGAAAAACCAGAAGATATTTTGAAaggtatttgtttgttttacccAAGAAATAAGCCTATAGGTTGTGTTAATCCAAAACCTTTCTTACCTACCAAAAAGCCTCACATAGAAAAAGAAAGCACTTCAgaaaaacctaaacctaaccagCCGGAGGAAAATAAATCTACAAAAGAACCattagaagaaaaagaaaaggcaTATCCCAAAGAATCTGAAGGACCTAAAGAGGAGACTAAAAATGAAGACAAGGGTCCATCCACTATAAAAGAGTCTTCAGCCCAAAGACCAGTAACTCCTAATCCAAATGAAGTTCCAGAAGAACCAACAGGACAAGAAAAAAATCAAGCCTCTGATAAAAATCCCATTAAACAAAAAGATAACTAG